A region from the Prionailurus viverrinus isolate Anna chromosome E2, UM_Priviv_1.0, whole genome shotgun sequence genome encodes:
- the LOC125153342 gene encoding natural cytotoxicity triggering receptor 1-like isoform X2, with protein sequence MTSTFTALLCLGLYLSQTIGAQTQILSKPIIWAKPNFMIPKGRPAKILCRGFPEATEYQLYFEGRLSARQSPRQPGIRNIVSFPISAMTLLTAGQYRCIYRSGELWSNPSDPLDLVVTEMYDTPTLSVHPRPEEGRSSRPQPRYGNTQVGFPVGPVSTAHRGTYRCFGSYNNHAWSFPSEPVKLLVTEDAGDTSLAPTEHTSFSDSWDPHLLTTNTAVQQDPALWNHTAQNLLRMGLAFLVLVVIGYLLTEGWLCRKRIQQELQGTGLQVRNTGEGSEHSDCWANDQGMGWPQVELKADLDLGLCELCVVPGEGGSPQDSCVGFGETSWERREADVKFLPQTDCTVSSGL encoded by the exons ATGACCTCCACATTCACTGCCTTGCTCTGCCTTG GGCTGTATCTGAGCCAGACCATCGGCGCCCAGACAC AGATTCTCTCAAAACCCATCATCTGGGCCAAGCCCAATTTCATGATTCCAAAGGGAAGGCCAGCAAAGATCTTATGCCGGGGGTTTCCTGAGGCCACTGAGTACCAGCTGTATTTCGAGGGACGCCTCTCTGCCCGGCAGAGCCCAAGACAGCCTGGAATAAGGAACATAGTCTCATTCCCCATCTCAGCCATGACCCTGCTCACTGCAGGGCAATACAGGTGCATTTACCGAAGCGGGGAGCTCTGGTCAAATCCTAGTGACCCTCTGGACCTGGTGGTAACAG AAATGTATGACACACCCACCCTCTCTGTTCATCCCAGGCCTGAG GAGGGAAGATCCAGCCGCCCACAGCCCAGATACGGGAACACCCAGGTGGGGTTCCCCGTGGGCCCTGTGAGCACAGCCCACAGAGGGACATACAGATGCTTTGGCTCTTATAACAACCACGCCTGGTCTTTCCCCAGTGAGCCTGTGAAGCTCCTGGTCACAG AAGATGCTGGGGACACCAGCCTTGCACCCACAGAACACACCTCTTTTTCTG ACTCTTGGGACCCCCACCTGCTAACCACGAACACAGCAGTCCAGCAAG ACCCTGCCCTCTGGAATCACACTGCCCAGAATCTCCTTCGGATGGGTCTGGCTTTCCTGGTCCTGGTGGTTATTGGGTACCTCCTGACTGAAGGCTGGCTTTGCAGGAAGAGAATACAACAGGAACTTCAAGGAACAGGGCTTCAAGTCAGGAACACAGGAGAAGGTTCAGAACACAGTGACTGCTGGGCAAATGACCAAGGGATGGGCTGGCCACAGGTAGAGCTGAAAGCTGACCTTGACCTTGGGCTGTGTGAGCTCTGTGTTGTGCCCGGGGAGGGGGGTTCACCGCAAGACAGCTGTGTTGGGTTCGGAGAAACTTCCTGGGAGAGGCGGGAGGCAGATGTCAAATTTCTCCCGCAGACAGATTGCACTGTCTCTTCTGGGCTCTAA
- the LOC125153342 gene encoding natural cytotoxicity triggering receptor 1-like isoform X1 — MTSTFTALLCLGLYLSQTIGAQTQILSKPIIWAKPNFMIPKGRPAKILCRGFPEATEYQLYFEGRLSARQSPRQPGIRNIVSFPISAMTLLTAGQYRCIYRSGELWSNPSDPLDLVVTEMYDTPTLSVHPRPEVSSGDNVTFYCRLETATNMFFLLKEGRSSRPQPRYGNTQVGFPVGPVSTAHRGTYRCFGSYNNHAWSFPSEPVKLLVTEDAGDTSLAPTEHTSFSDSWDPHLLTTNTAVQQDPALWNHTAQNLLRMGLAFLVLVVIGYLLTEGWLCRKRIQQELQGTGLQVRNTGEGSEHSDCWANDQGMGWPQVELKADLDLGLCELCVVPGEGGSPQDSCVGFGETSWERREADVKFLPQTDCTVSSGL; from the exons ATGACCTCCACATTCACTGCCTTGCTCTGCCTTG GGCTGTATCTGAGCCAGACCATCGGCGCCCAGACAC AGATTCTCTCAAAACCCATCATCTGGGCCAAGCCCAATTTCATGATTCCAAAGGGAAGGCCAGCAAAGATCTTATGCCGGGGGTTTCCTGAGGCCACTGAGTACCAGCTGTATTTCGAGGGACGCCTCTCTGCCCGGCAGAGCCCAAGACAGCCTGGAATAAGGAACATAGTCTCATTCCCCATCTCAGCCATGACCCTGCTCACTGCAGGGCAATACAGGTGCATTTACCGAAGCGGGGAGCTCTGGTCAAATCCTAGTGACCCTCTGGACCTGGTGGTAACAG AAATGTATGACACACCCACCCTCTCTGTTCATCCCAGGCCTGAGGTGAGCTCAGGAGATAATGTGACCTTCTATTGCCGTCTAGAGACTGCAACAAACATGTTCTTTCTGCTCAAGGAGGGAAGATCCAGCCGCCCACAGCCCAGATACGGGAACACCCAGGTGGGGTTCCCCGTGGGCCCTGTGAGCACAGCCCACAGAGGGACATACAGATGCTTTGGCTCTTATAACAACCACGCCTGGTCTTTCCCCAGTGAGCCTGTGAAGCTCCTGGTCACAG AAGATGCTGGGGACACCAGCCTTGCACCCACAGAACACACCTCTTTTTCTG ACTCTTGGGACCCCCACCTGCTAACCACGAACACAGCAGTCCAGCAAG ACCCTGCCCTCTGGAATCACACTGCCCAGAATCTCCTTCGGATGGGTCTGGCTTTCCTGGTCCTGGTGGTTATTGGGTACCTCCTGACTGAAGGCTGGCTTTGCAGGAAGAGAATACAACAGGAACTTCAAGGAACAGGGCTTCAAGTCAGGAACACAGGAGAAGGTTCAGAACACAGTGACTGCTGGGCAAATGACCAAGGGATGGGCTGGCCACAGGTAGAGCTGAAAGCTGACCTTGACCTTGGGCTGTGTGAGCTCTGTGTTGTGCCCGGGGAGGGGGGTTCACCGCAAGACAGCTGTGTTGGGTTCGGAGAAACTTCCTGGGAGAGGCGGGAGGCAGATGTCAAATTTCTCCCGCAGACAGATTGCACTGTCTCTTCTGGGCTCTAA